The Pseudodesulfovibrio hydrargyri genome segment TGATGATCAGCCGCTCGCGGAAGGCCACTATGTTCCACCAGTACATGCCCATGGTCAGGAGCATGAACAGAACAAAGGCGAGGACCACCAGAAAGACCTTGATCTTCAACGACTGCATAGCGGCTCCGAATGTTACCCGAGGCCCGGCGGCACGCCCGCCCGCGCGTGCGGACGGGCATGGCCGGAGACAAGGGCGATATTCTCGCCTCAAACGGGTGCAAAAAGCAACTCCCCGGCGGACGCCGCGTTCCGGGCGGAGCCGGGGAGGCTTCCGAATGCCTGTTCCGGGCGCGCGAGCCGGTCAGTATTCCCCGGCCGACAGGTCCACGCCGAACGCCTTCCACTGGGCCTCGGCCAGGACGGTGGCCTTGTCGACCAGCTCCGCCTCCCACGGCTCCAGGACCAGGGTTTCGGCCACCAGCTGCCAGATGTACTTCACCTCGTACTTGTAGTCCGTGTAGTACTTGGGCAGCCGCTTCATGATCTGGTCGCGGCAGTTGGAGCAGCCGACCACGACCACGTCGGCCCCGGTCCGCTTGATCTGCTCGAACTTGTGCCGCCCGTGCCAGGCGGACTGGTCGTCGAACGGGGCGGGCCACATGCCGCCGCCCGCGCCGCAGCAGTAGTTCAGCCCCCGGTTGGGGGTCATGTCCACGAAGTCGTCCACGCACTGGCGGACGATCCAGCGCGGCTCCTCGTAGAACCCCTTGCCGAAGTGGCGCTGCAGTTCCCGGCCGTGCTTACAGGAGTCGTGCCAGGTGAACCGCCTGCCCGCGTTGACCGACTTGTCGAGCTTGATGCGCCCCTCGCGGATGATCCCGACCAGGTAGTCGTAGAGATAGGTGAAGCCGACCTCGTTGTTCGGGTCCTCGAGCACGCAGGCCTCCATACCCTTGCGGCAGCCGTAGGACCCGCCGCCGCAGTCGGGCATGATCATGCGCTCGATGTTGTATTGGTGCATGTAGTCGATCTTGCGCTTGGCCAGGAACTTGTTGGCCGCGTAGTTGCCGGTGAACAGGGCCCAGTCCACGGCCTCCCACCCCTGCGACGGCACGGTCCAGTCCTCGCGGGCCGCGTAGAAGACCTTCCACCACCAGAACTGGTCCTCGAAGTCGCCGTAGACCTCCTTGGAGTTGGGGAAGAAGAGGATTTTCGCGTCCTGCTTGTCCACGGGCACGTAGAAGCCCGGGCACTCCTCGGCCAATTCGCTCCCCAGGTCGGCCATGCCTTCCAGGTATTCCTCGCGGCTGATGGCCAGGTTGTTGCCCGTGTCCACGTTGTTCTGCATGCCCTTGTGCAGGGAGCCCGGGACCTTGTCCCGGTCGCGCAGGCTCTTCATGTGGGCCATGACCGCCGGGATGTCGATGTTCGCGGGACAGGAATAGGCGCACCGCCCGCAGCCGGTGCACAGCCACGGGAAGTCGGAATCGACCACCTCGTCGACCATGCCGTAGGCGAGCATGCGCATGACCTTGCGGATGTCCCACTCCTCCATGCCCGGGGTGGCGGTCACCGGGCAGCCGTTGGAGCAGGTGCCGCAGGCCAGGCACCCGCTGAAATCGAATCTGTTCAGGAACTCCCTGACTTCCGCGTCCAAGGGCTTGGGCATAACCGTCATGGCTCACTCCTTTCGCATCGCCTGGCGCACGCCGCGCCGGGGCGTTCCGGGGGCGGCCGTCCGCCCCCGGAACCGGTTCGGTTCAACGCCGGGTCAGGCCAGGGCCTCGGCCTGGACCACCTGGCCGCCCTGGTCGTACATCAGGCCGCAGCGCAGGTCGAAGTGCCGGTTGACGCTCATGGTCGGACACGGCGCGTTCAGGGCCACCTGGGTCACGGTGGAGCCCAGGAACGCCTTTTCCGGGTCGCGCTCCTTGGAATGGTGGGCCATGATCAGCAGGTCCGCGTCGCCCTGGCGGGCCGTGCGCAGGATCTCCATGGCCGGTTCGCCCATCTCGGCCCTGAACGAGCATTCGGGGATGCCGTCCAGCCGCTTGCCGTACACGCCCTCCAGCCGGGACAGACACTCGCCGCGCCCCTCGCCGCCGGGTTCGCTGACGTGCATGACCACCAGGTTGGCCTTGTACTGTCGGGCCATCTGGCCGCCGTAGGCCACGGCGCATTCAGCCTGGTCCGAGAAGTCCGTGGCCACCACGATGTTGGTGAACAGCGGCTCCTTGCAGGCCACGTCCTTGTGCACGATCATGACCGGGCAGCGGGCGCGCTGGCTGACGCGCTCGAGCGTGCTGCCGGCCATGCCCCACATCTTGGAGCGCCGCTCCTCGTATTCCTGGGTGTGCGGGCCCATGACGATGAGGTCCGTGTTCTTGGACCGGGCCAGGCGCAGCAGTTCGTTGTGCGGGATGCCCGGCACGACCACGATCTGCGCGCCCGGCACGTTGCCCAGGTATTCGTCGTACATTTCGCGCAGCTTGCCGCCGAGCTGGTCGGTCTCGCCCGAGGGCGCGAGGTGCTCGATGGAGCCCCAGCCCTGCTCCATGCCGGCCACGTGGACCAGGTAGAGCTTGGACTCGAACTTGGCGGCGAACTCGGCCGCCGCCCTGACCGCGCAGGCATCGATGCCGGTGGGCGTGACGCCCACGATGATGTCCTTAAACATGACTAGCCCCCTTTGCTTTCCGGTTTATGCGTTCAAACCCGTTTCCTCCCCGTCTTCGGGCGCGGGCTCGGCCCACGCCCTGGCTGCAATGCCCCGCCTGACCGCCGGGGTCATGGTCAGGTTGGCCGAAAGCTGCATGTCCTTATCGGACAGCCCCATGGCCAGCCCCATGAGCTGGGTCAGGTAGAGCACGGGCACGCCCTGGCCGCCCGCCCTGCGCGCCTTGGCTTGGTACGCCTCCAGGTTCATCTGGCACAGCGGGCAGACCGTGACGATGGCGTCGGCCCCGGCCGCATCGCTCAATATGTCGGCCACGGACCGGATGGCCACCTCGGCATGTCCCATCATCAGCGAGGCCCCGCAGCACCGGTTGGCCATGTCCCACTGGTGGACCTCGCCGCCCATGGCCTGGATGAACGGCTCCATGGACACCGGCCTGCCCGGCTCGTCGAAGACCGGATAGGGCCGCAGGATCTGGCAGCCGTAATACGGCGCGATCCGCATGCCCTGGAGCCCGTCGGTGATCTTCTGCTCCACGATCCTGGCGCCCACGTCGTTCTTGAGCACGTCGAGCAGGTGGCGGACCCTGACCCCGCCCCGGTAGTGCAGCCCGGAAGCGGCCAGGACCTCGTTGACCCGGCCGTGCAGGCTCCGGTCGCCGACCACCTCGCGGTCGACCTTGAGCAGGTTGAGGTAGCAGGCCGAGCACGGCGCGAGCACGTCAGTGACGCCCTGGTCCGCCATCTCCTGTTCCACGATGGCCAGGTTGCGCGCGGGCAGGGCGTAATGCATCAGCTTGCTTACCGGCTCGGCCGCGCTCGCCCCGCAGCAGGTCCAGTCCGGAATTTCGACCAGCTCAACGCCCAGCCGCTCCATGACCAGCCGGGTGGACACGTCGAACTCGCGGGCGCTCTCGGTCAGCGAACAGCCGGGATAGTACGCGTACTTCATGACAATCCCTCCATTTCACGGGCCTTGGCGAACAGGGGCCTGAGCACCCCGCCCCGCCCCCGGCCCGGCATGCGCACCTTGCCCTTGCCGAGCATGCGCACCCCGAGCGGGACATAGGAGAGCGGCAGCATGGGGTCGCGGGCCTTGAGAAAGTACCGCTGCATCATGCTCGTCTCCTGGACCCGGCCGTGGGCCTCCACGTCGTCCATGAAGGCGGCGTAGAAGGCCTGGTTCTTCCGCGCACTCCTGCCGCCCTCGATCCCGGCCAGCCTTTTCAGGGCGGCCATGGCCGAGGTCAGCTTCAGGCCGCGCGGACAGCGCAGCGTGCACATGTAGCAGGCCGAGCACATCCAGAACGTCCTGCTCGCCAGTATCTCGTCGAGCATGCCGAACTGGATCATCCGCCACATGGCCCGGGGGGTGATGTCCATGGCGTGCCGGTTGGGGCACGATGCCGTGCAGGTGCCACACTGCATGCACGCGCCCACGGCCTCGCGCAGTTCCTTGAGCACCATCCGGTCGGCCTCCAGGGCCGGGCTCCACGTTTCCCTGACTGCTTGGTTCATGATCCGTCACTCCTTGGCAATGTGTTGCCCGGCCCTAGGCCGGTTCCTCCAGGGCCGCGTCGATGACCGACAGCATCGGCCCGTCGTGGAACCCCTTGAGCACGGTGGCGCTGTTGGGACAGACCGCGGCGCACGCCCCGCACCCCTGGCAGAGGATCTCGTCCACCACGATCCGTTCCTCGGCCATGTCCACGCTCCTGGCCCCGTAAGGGCAGGCGCCGACGCAGGCCTGGCACAGGGAGCACAGGGAGTCGCGCACCGTGGCCACCACGGTCTCTCGAGGAATCTTTTCGGCGTTCAGGATGCGCAGGGCCCGCTGGGCCGCCGCCTTGGCCGAGGCCACGGTCTCGCGCATGCGCCGGGGCCCCAGGGCGATGCCGCACAGGTAGATGCCCTGCTTGAGGAAATCCACAGGCCGCCACTTGAAGTCCGCCTCGCGGTAGAAGCCGTCCTGGTCGATCTCCACGTCGAAGACCTCGAGCAGGTCCTCCACGTCGTTGGGCTCGATGCCGCTGGCGAGCGACAGGATGTCCGGCCGCAGCTCGATCTGTTCGCGCAGGATGGGGTCGAAGCCCCGGACCACGGGCTTGCCGTCCTCGAAGGTCACCTGGGGCGAGGTCAGGTCGTCGTAGCGGATGAAGATCGCCCCGGCCTTGCGCGCTTGGGTGTAGTAGGTCTCCAGGAACCCCTGGGTCATGATGTCCCGGTAGAAGACGTAGACGGGCAGGTCCGGGTTGCGCCCCTTGAGGGCGAGCACGTTCTTGAGCATCTCCGGGCAGCAGACCTTGCTGCAATAGGTCCGGTCCTGGCCGGGGTTTCGCCAGCACTGGATCATGACCACGGACGACAACCCCTTGGCGTCGAGCTGGCCGGTGGCCAGCTGCTCCTCCAGGGTCAGGTGGGTCATGACCGGCTTGTGCACGCACAGCCCGGACTCGTAGACCTTGGCCTCGTGCCCGCCGGTGGCCAGGATGGTCACCCCGTGCTCCAGGGGGAAGACCCCCATGGGGCTGGCGATGGCCGAGCGGAAGTGTCCGGCGCGGCCCCGGGACAGAACCACCCGCGCCTCCTTGAAGACCTTGATGTTCGGGTGCTTCTCCACCTGGGCGATGAGCTCCTCCATGTAGGCGCGCGGGTCCGTGCCGTCCAGCTGGGTATGCAGCCGCATGGCCGTGCCGCCGAGCGACTCCTCGGCCTCCACCAGGCAGACCCCGTACCCCTGGTCCGCGATGGACATGGCCGCGACCATGCCGGCCAGGCCGCCGCCGACCACCAGGGCCGAGCGGACCACGTCCACGGTCACGGCCTGGCCGGACGGGTCCGCGCCCTGCAACCGGGCCACGGCCGTGGCCAGGGAGGAGTATATCTCGCGCGCGGTGCGCCCGTTCCCGTTGCCGTCGCCGCCCACGGTGGCGGTGTAGATGTCGACCACGTCCATGAGCGCGGGGTTCAGGCCGATGGTCCGGCCCAGCTCCTTGAGCCTGGGGATGTAGGCGTACGGCATGCACGCCCCGATGAGCACGCGGTTGGGCTTGTACTCCATGGCCGCCGCCTCGATGTCCTTCCAGCCCTGCGGGGTGCAGGCGCTGCCCACGCGCATGACCTTGCAGACCGAGTGGACCCTCTGCATGCGATCGGCCAGCGCGTCCAGGTCCACGGCCTGTTCCAGGGTCGGGCAGGAGGTGCAGATGGTCACCAGCGTCCGCGCCGGGTCCCTGGACACGTCCGGGTATTCCGGCTCGGGCTCGGCCTCGATGCCCGCCAGGACGTCGTAGGCCTTGATGATCCTGGACGCGGCCTGGGCCGCGGCCCCGGCGTGGATGACCGACTCGGAGATGTCGCGCGGCTCGCCGCAGGCGCCCGCCGCAAACACGCCCACCCGGCTGGTCCGCTCGGGCCGGTACGGCAGGGTGTCCACGAAGCCCCACTCGTTCAGGTCCACGCCCATGGTCAGGGCGAACTTGTCCATGCCCCTGGGCGGCCGCGCCCCGGCGGCCAGGACGACCATGTCGTATTCCTCGGCGACCAGTTCGCCCGCGTCGGTCAGGTATTCCAGCCTCAGCCCCCGGCCGTCGTCGGTCGGCTGAATGGAGTGCGGGCGGCTGCGCACGAAACGCACGCCGTATTCCTTCTCCGCGTTGGCCCGGTAGCGCTGGTACTCCTTGCCCGAGGTGCGCATGTCCATGTAGAAGATGGAGGTCTCGGCCTCCCCGCCCGTGGCCCGCTTGGCCAACAGCGCCTCCTTGATGGAGAACATGCAGCATACCCCGGAGCAGAAATCGGCGTTCTTGTGCGCGTCGCGCGAGCCCACGCACTGAATCCAGGCGATGCGCCCGGCCTTTTCGCCGTCGGGCCGCCGCAGTTCGCCGCCCGTGGGCCCGGTGCCCGAGAGCAGCCGCTCGAACTCCACGGCGGTAAGCACGCCGGGATGACGGTAGTTCCAGATGTCCGCCCCGCCCTCGGGGTCCATGTCCGGGCTGTAGCAGTCGAAGCCCCCGGCCAGGACCACGGCCCCGACCTCGAGCTTGTCCGTGCGGTCGGACAGAATGCGCACGTAGAGCTTGTCCAGCCAGGGCACGAAGGCCTTGCCCGCGAGCGGCTTGACCAGGTATTCGCGCGCGCCCTGCATGACCAGGTTCCCGGCCTGCTCCACGGCCTCCGCATCGGCCAGAACCACCACGGGCAGGTCGGGCCGCAGCTCCCTGGCCCGGGTCAGGACCCGTTCGGCGTCCATGTCGTCCAGGCCCATGCCCACCAGGAGCAGCCCGACCGGTTCGTCCGTGGCGAGCATGTCCACGGCCTCGCGCCCGGACTCGGTGAAGTGCAGCGGGAAGTTCTGCTCTCTAAGCTCCTTCTCCATCATCGCTTTGACCTCGGGGTCGCGGTCGGCCACCAGGATGTGGAACTCCTTGCGCTCCTCGAACTTGAAGTCGATGGCACCGGTGGGGCAGGCCTCGAAGCACTTCCAACAGCGGATGCAGTTGTCCAGGTCGAGCACGTAGTGGTTGGGGATGGCGTGGGGCACGGGCAGGTGGACCGCCGTGCGCTCGGTCAGCCCGGCGTTGAACTCGCTGGGCACGCGCACCGGGCAGACCTCGGCGCACTTGCCGCAGCTGATGCACTTGGCCGGGTCGATAAGCGTGGACTTGCGCTTGAGCGAGACCAGGAACTTGCCGGGCTCGCCCTCCATGGTCTCCACCTCGGTGGACAGCATGATGTCGATGTTGTCGTGGAACAGCCCCTTGCGCAGGCAGAACTGGCTGGAGGAGTCGCGCGACATCAGCGGGAGCATGCGGCACATGCCGCAGTGGTCCGAAGGGAACTGGTGGTCCAGTTGGCTGAGGATGCCGCCGTGGCTGGGCCTGCGGTCGATGAGCGCCACCTTGTGCCCGGTGACGGCCAGGTCCAGGGCCGCGCGGATGCCGCCGATGCCCGCCCCGACCACCAATGCGCCGTATTGCTTTCTCATGTCTCTCCTCCCCTGTGTCGGGCCGTCAATCGTGCGATGATCAGGCCATGTGCGAAACCGCGTCCTGGAACTCGTCTTCCTTGAAGACCGACAACGGCGGCGGTTCGTCCAGGCTGCGGCCCGGCACGTAGTCGAAACTCTCCTGGGTGCGCGCGGCCACGGTGCGGAACAGCTCCATGACCGGGATGTCGTTGGGGCAGGCGTTTGAGCACTGGCCGCAGCCCACGCAGGCCATGGACATGTGGGCCATGCGCGTCAGGTGGTAGAAGACCGTGTCCGTGGGCATCTTGAGCGCCCCCTTGCGCTTGGCCCAGCCCATGTACTGCCACGGCTTGTGCTCGAACACGTCGGTGTTGAAGACGCACTCCTTGCAGTAGCAAACCGGGCAGGCCACCCGGCAGTTGTAGCAGTTGACGCAGGACGAGAGATACTCGGACAGGTCGGTCAGGGTGCCGGTGGCCGCCCGGGTGCGTTCGAACATCGCGTCCCGGCTGGCCGTGCGCACCTGGACCATGGCCTTCAACGCCTCGGCGCGGCCGCCCGCCTCGGCCTCGGACAGCCCCAGGCCGAGGAGCAGGGATTCGCCGCGCGGGCTGGCGGCCATGACCGGGATGTGCCCGGACAGGTCGGCCCCGGCCAGGCCGAGAACGATGTCCGCGTTCTCCGGGGCCGGGTGCTCGCAGGCCATGCAGGCCGGGGCGATCTCGGCCCCGCCGTCGCCGACCCGCTTGTGGAAGTCCAGGGTGGACTCGAACGGGTCGCGGTCGCCGCGAAACGCCTTGTAGCCGACGTTGTCAAAGGCCCCCATGCAGTCCAGGCCGACCAGGATGACGTCGTCGATGCTCCCCTGGTTGAGCTTGACCAACTCGACAAAGGCGCGGATCTCGCACGGCCGCATGACCGCCGCGATGCGCTCGCCCGCCTGGCCCCGGGTCAGCCGGGCCAGGAGCTTGGCGCTGTTCATGGGAAAGGCCGGGGCCAGCGGGTCCGCCCCGGAGAGCTGGGCCGGGTCGGTCACCAGGGTCGGCATGGGCATGCCCTTGCCGAACAGGTGCATGGGCACCAGCACGCCGCCGATATCCTCGCTTTCCATCAACCCGCGCAAAAACTCCTGCACCGCCGCGATCGGGTTGCCCCCGTCGATCCGAATCATTGCCGTGGTAGCCATGTCACGCCTCCCGCGCCCTAGATCACGGCCATGGAACGCGCTTCCATGGGGCCGAGCTCTCTGATTTCGTTGATGAAGTTATTGACCGTCGCGGCGAATTCATTGCCTTCGCTCGCCCCCACCCAGGTCAGCTTGACCCGCCCCTTCTCGATGCCGAACT includes the following:
- a CDS encoding CoB--CoM heterodisulfide reductase iron-sulfur subunit B family protein, giving the protein MKYAYYPGCSLTESAREFDVSTRLVMERLGVELVEIPDWTCCGASAAEPVSKLMHYALPARNLAIVEQEMADQGVTDVLAPCSACYLNLLKVDREVVGDRSLHGRVNEVLAASGLHYRGGVRVRHLLDVLKNDVGARIVEQKITDGLQGMRIAPYYGCQILRPYPVFDEPGRPVSMEPFIQAMGGEVHQWDMANRCCGASLMMGHAEVAIRSVADILSDAAGADAIVTVCPLCQMNLEAYQAKARRAGGQGVPVLYLTQLMGLAMGLSDKDMQLSANLTMTPAVRRGIAARAWAEPAPEDGEETGLNA
- a CDS encoding (Fe-S)-binding protein, translated to MTVMPKPLDAEVREFLNRFDFSGCLACGTCSNGCPVTATPGMEEWDIRKVMRMLAYGMVDEVVDSDFPWLCTGCGRCAYSCPANIDIPAVMAHMKSLRDRDKVPGSLHKGMQNNVDTGNNLAISREEYLEGMADLGSELAEECPGFYVPVDKQDAKILFFPNSKEVYGDFEDQFWWWKVFYAAREDWTVPSQGWEAVDWALFTGNYAANKFLAKRKIDYMHQYNIERMIMPDCGGGSYGCRKGMEACVLEDPNNEVGFTYLYDYLVGIIREGRIKLDKSVNAGRRFTWHDSCKHGRELQRHFGKGFYEEPRWIVRQCVDDFVDMTPNRGLNYCCGAGGGMWPAPFDDQSAWHGRHKFEQIKRTGADVVVVGCSNCRDQIMKRLPKYYTDYKYEVKYIWQLVAETLVLEPWEAELVDKATVLAEAQWKAFGVDLSAGEY
- a CDS encoding Coenzyme F420 hydrogenase/dehydrogenase, beta subunit C-terminal domain, with product MATTAMIRIDGGNPIAAVQEFLRGLMESEDIGGVLVPMHLFGKGMPMPTLVTDPAQLSGADPLAPAFPMNSAKLLARLTRGQAGERIAAVMRPCEIRAFVELVKLNQGSIDDVILVGLDCMGAFDNVGYKAFRGDRDPFESTLDFHKRVGDGGAEIAPACMACEHPAPENADIVLGLAGADLSGHIPVMAASPRGESLLLGLGLSEAEAGGRAEALKAMVQVRTASRDAMFERTRAATGTLTDLSEYLSSCVNCYNCRVACPVCYCKECVFNTDVFEHKPWQYMGWAKRKGALKMPTDTVFYHLTRMAHMSMACVGCGQCSNACPNDIPVMELFRTVAARTQESFDYVPGRSLDEPPPLSVFKEDEFQDAVSHMA
- a CDS encoding universal stress protein, which produces MFKDIIVGVTPTGIDACAVRAAAEFAAKFESKLYLVHVAGMEQGWGSIEHLAPSGETDQLGGKLREMYDEYLGNVPGAQIVVVPGIPHNELLRLARSKNTDLIVMGPHTQEYEERRSKMWGMAGSTLERVSQRARCPVMIVHKDVACKEPLFTNIVVATDFSDQAECAVAYGGQMARQYKANLVVMHVSEPGGEGRGECLSRLEGVYGKRLDGIPECSFRAEMGEPAMEILRTARQGDADLLIMAHHSKERDPEKAFLGSTVTQVALNAPCPTMSVNRHFDLRCGLMYDQGGQVVQAEALA
- a CDS encoding 4Fe-4S binding protein, with the translated sequence MRKQYGALVVGAGIGGIRAALDLAVTGHKVALIDRRPSHGGILSQLDHQFPSDHCGMCRMLPLMSRDSSSQFCLRKGLFHDNIDIMLSTEVETMEGEPGKFLVSLKRKSTLIDPAKCISCGKCAEVCPVRVPSEFNAGLTERTAVHLPVPHAIPNHYVLDLDNCIRCWKCFEACPTGAIDFKFEERKEFHILVADRDPEVKAMMEKELREQNFPLHFTESGREAVDMLATDEPVGLLLVGMGLDDMDAERVLTRARELRPDLPVVVLADAEAVEQAGNLVMQGAREYLVKPLAGKAFVPWLDKLYVRILSDRTDKLEVGAVVLAGGFDCYSPDMDPEGGADIWNYRHPGVLTAVEFERLLSGTGPTGGELRRPDGEKAGRIAWIQCVGSRDAHKNADFCSGVCCMFSIKEALLAKRATGGEAETSIFYMDMRTSGKEYQRYRANAEKEYGVRFVRSRPHSIQPTDDGRGLRLEYLTDAGELVAEEYDMVVLAAGARPPRGMDKFALTMGVDLNEWGFVDTLPYRPERTSRVGVFAAGACGEPRDISESVIHAGAAAQAASRIIKAYDVLAGIEAEPEPEYPDVSRDPARTLVTICTSCPTLEQAVDLDALADRMQRVHSVCKVMRVGSACTPQGWKDIEAAAMEYKPNRVLIGACMPYAYIPRLKELGRTIGLNPALMDVVDIYTATVGGDGNGNGRTAREIYSSLATAVARLQGADPSGQAVTVDVVRSALVVGGGLAGMVAAMSIADQGYGVCLVEAEESLGGTAMRLHTQLDGTDPRAYMEELIAQVEKHPNIKVFKEARVVLSRGRAGHFRSAIASPMGVFPLEHGVTILATGGHEAKVYESGLCVHKPVMTHLTLEEQLATGQLDAKGLSSVVMIQCWRNPGQDRTYCSKVCCPEMLKNVLALKGRNPDLPVYVFYRDIMTQGFLETYYTQARKAGAIFIRYDDLTSPQVTFEDGKPVVRGFDPILREQIELRPDILSLASGIEPNDVEDLLEVFDVEIDQDGFYREADFKWRPVDFLKQGIYLCGIALGPRRMRETVASAKAAAQRALRILNAEKIPRETVVATVRDSLCSLCQACVGACPYGARSVDMAEERIVVDEILCQGCGACAAVCPNSATVLKGFHDGPMLSVIDAALEEPA
- a CDS encoding 4Fe-4S dicluster domain-containing protein; its protein translation is MNQAVRETWSPALEADRMVLKELREAVGACMQCGTCTASCPNRHAMDITPRAMWRMIQFGMLDEILASRTFWMCSACYMCTLRCPRGLKLTSAMAALKRLAGIEGGRSARKNQAFYAAFMDDVEAHGRVQETSMMQRYFLKARDPMLPLSYVPLGVRMLGKGKVRMPGRGRGGVLRPLFAKAREMEGLS